The following is a genomic window from Nicotiana tabacum cultivar K326 chromosome 3, ASM71507v2, whole genome shotgun sequence.
TCttggaaaagcataaaaatataaACAATTACTATGTCAAAGTGATCTTTGTTCTTTCAACAAAGATTACACTTTATAACTGCTGAGTCAACTTTTGCATATGCCTTTTTTCTTATTCACACTTTTAAAATGGCTGcagaataattaaataattattttaagaattttacGGGAAGCTTGAGTTGGAAAGCAGAAAGTTTATTTACTATTCGGCtttaaataataaaaagagaCAATAATATACTGAAAAAGTAGTATATTTCGTAAAACAGTCCCAAGTTGACGTTTATATACAAGTGTTTTCACccactttttcaaaaatagaaaagaaattctCATTTCTGTAAACAGTGTAACCTTGAAGCAACTTTTAGTTAACTCCTTCTGTCTCAATAAGTTAATGCGGCACTGCTGAGGATGCAACGCACTCAGCGGACATATAAAGTAAAGCAACTTTCTAGGGCCAAGAAAAAGAGAgccaaagaaaaataagaaaaagtaatattttaaaaagtaaaattaggaTTTCTTTGGGACAAACAACCCAATGCGATCATCAAAGGTTAAAGTCTCATGGTACTAATGCTTCCAATGGTGAGATCATGCTGATAAATTATACTATATATTACAAGATAactatatacatataataataataataatatactttGATTTTTGTACAGATTTCTTTGAATATATAcaattttgatgtaatttatatAATTTCATCAATTCTGATAAAAAAAACTATGAGGCTTAAGCAGTGTATTAAAAGGCATAGACATGGGGCGAGATATCTCATCTAATACGGGGCAAAACATAAGCTTCGAGGTACTTGGTATAAGAaccataaaattttaatttttagtatttaatataaataatataatagaaGTAATATTAAAAGAAGGTAAAGTTATacataaattataaaaatttcaaaaaaaatacaaaataggtGGAACTGTATATAAAATTGCAGAATTGCTTCTTTTTAAGATGCTAATCAGAATCAGCAATTGATTAAAAAAGTAATGCATCTTAAACAACCTAATGAAACTTTAAAAAAATTGAGTAGGAATTTTTTACCTAACTTGAAAGagtaaattcttttaaaataaataaaagtgaaaaagGAACCTACAGTTAAAAGAGTCGAACTAATGCAAGTGATAAAAGCGTTTTTCCTTTGTAGTTTGCAAATTAATGATCATTTTTTCCTTTACCCATAGAAGATGAAGAGAAAGAATAATAATTAGGactaacaataaaaaaaatctgaCGTTAAGTTTTTAATAACAAACTGACCTTTGTGATTTTTtatactaaattaaaaatttacttAGAAATTTTAATTCTAATTCGGAGAGGTTTTTTTGGACTTATGTTCCAAAATAAAAACTTGTCCAGCACCTAAGCGTACGCCCAAATAATGGGTTTACACTTCATGATTTTTTTATCACTTTCGATAGGGATTTTTTCACAACGTTCTGCTAAGATATCCTCTATATATTTTATTCAGGTGTAATCATATTAGTGTTATTTGTACATCATgtctttttataattttaaatttaaaaaaatgacctTTTTAGATCTATTATGTGTAAAAAGAGGTAAAAAAAGAGATTTCTTACGTGTAAAAATAATAACGCATttgtaaaagaagagataaggtcaaaaaactaaaaacaagtttgtaaagaGCCAAAAAACCAATTAACTAATCATTAAATGGCTATCGTTAGGTAAAACATAAAATGTAATTTCGTTTTCAGATTATAAAAGTAATAAAACAATATCATGCTTTACATATAAATAAAGAAGAATTTAACACAAAAGAGTCTACAAATTAATTATAGTCCAAGAAAAAGTGAATTACATAACAAATAGATAATCAAAAATTAAGAGCTTTTACGGTTGTTAGACCCCACACCATTATTTACTTATATATAACTCACTATGTCGTCATTTTTCCCAACTAGAATTGACAATTGTCCACTACTCTCCTTCTTAGCCTTACACTTTCTTTTCTGCATGGCTTTTGATGTCGCCATGTTTTCTCAATTTTCTTAGCACAGTTCAGTAACCTTTTCCCCTTATTTTCAGCATCGGTCAATCTTTACCCCTCTACCCCAccccaacttttttttttttcattatataTACAACCTTACAAATCTTTTCTAAAGCCCCACCAAAACTTCTCTACCTCTTTGTAGTACAACCATGAGCAAAGTGGTTGCTTTTTCgctttttcttctgtttttgttCCCAATTTTAGTTTCGTCCGAATGTACGTGCGATGAAGATTCTGAGTACAGAAACAAAACGGAAGCGTTAAAATACAAATTGGTAGCCGTTGCTTCGATCTTGCTAGCGGGCGCCATAGGTATATCAATTCCAATTCTCGGCAAAATATTCCCGGCATTACACCCAGAAAACAATATATTTTTCTTCGTCAAAGCTTTCGCGGCGGGCGTGATTCTCGCCACGGGTTTCGTTCACATATTGCCCGATGCATTCGAGAGCTTGTCTAGCCCTTGCCTTTCTGAAAAACCGTGGGGTGATTTCCCGTTTGCAGGGTTTATAGCAATGGTTGCGGCAATTGGGACAATGATGGTGGATTTGGTAgctatgagttattttaggaGATCTCATTTAAAGAAACAAAAACCTGTGAATAGTGATGAAGAAAAAGAGGGTGGTGGTATAATTAATCAGAATAATCATGTTCATGTACATACTCATTCTACTCATGGACATGCTCATGGCTCGGTTGTGCCATTAGAAGAGGGTTCTGAATTGGATTTATCTCGTCGACGAGTTATCTCACAGGTACATATGTCTAGATTCATCAAAAGCCCCTTAATTCCCGTATGCCCTATTTTTTGAGTAATTTTTTGTGAGTCATTAAAGTTAATTGACAGGCTTTTTTAACCGTCGAGAGTTAAAAAGCGTTTTCCCTTTAATAGAACTTACGGGCTCCAATCAGGACTAGTCCGGTATGCAATGAGGTACAGAATATCGGGTGGAAACCAACAAAATTGACAAGGATAAATGTGCATCTAGAAAATAATATTAagagacaaaaataattatatacatGCTATCTTTTTCAGACCCCACTAATGGGATTttactgagtatgttgttgttgtagaaaTAATTGCATAAAAAAATGACGAAGTTTTGCtagtattttctttaatttgagaTATAAAACATTG
Proteins encoded in this region:
- the LOC107767317 gene encoding zinc transporter 1, whose translation is MSKVVAFSLFLLFLFPILVSSECTCDEDSEYRNKTEALKYKLVAVASILLAGAIGISIPILGKIFPALHPENNIFFFVKAFAAGVILATGFVHILPDAFESLSSPCLSEKPWGDFPFAGFIAMVAAIGTMMVDLVAMSYFRRSHLKKQKPVNSDEEKEGGGIINQNNHVHVHTHSTHGHAHGSVVPLEEGSELDLSRRRVISQVLELGILVHSVIIGISLGASESPKTIKPLVAALTFHQLFEGMGLGGCISEARFKVRKTAIMAIFFSLTTPMGIAIGFGISTVYSETSPTALMVEGIFNSIAAGILVYMALVDLLAADFMSNRMQDSPKLQIGANVFLLLGAGCMSLLAKWA